One Megamonas hypermegale genomic window carries:
- a CDS encoding restriction endonuclease subunit S, whose product MLANKLRKSVLQSAIQGKLTEQLATDDKIEDLLKAIKEEKERLIKEKKIKKQKPLPEITEEEIPFEIPKNWRWVRLDNICIYLQRGKSPTYSDIKKYPVVSQKCNQWSGFTLEPAKYLSPEVLEKYSDERYLKKHDILINSTGLGTVGRVCLFKTDSKYPIIVADSHVTVVRSTRLISEIYIKYFLSSPHIQDNIEDMCSGSTKQKELALNTIKNLLIPLPSLAEQKRIVEKLDNVLADIDELKANEEKLSILQKNFPDKLKKSILQSAIQGNLTEQLATDDKVEDLLKAIKEEKERLIKEKKIKKQKPLPEITEEEIPFAIPENWKWVRLGEIGKIIGGGTPKTTNLEYWQNGKIAWITPADMKNVKGKYISYGKKYITLLGLEKSSAQLLPKGSILFSSRAPIGYVAIAKEEVSTNQGFKSVVPFSLNLSLYLYYVLLGMVDIIKKLGTGTTFKEVSGSVVEKILVPLPPLAEQKRIVEKLDKLLADIEELKIE is encoded by the coding sequence ATGCTAGCAAATAAATTAAGAAAATCAGTATTACAATCAGCTATACAAGGTAAATTGACAGAGCAATTAGCTACAGATGATAAGATAGAAGATTTATTAAAAGCTATAAAGGAAGAAAAGGAACGCTTAATCAAAGAAAAAAAGATAAAAAAACAAAAACCATTGCCAGAAATAACAGAAGAAGAAATACCATTTGAAATACCTAAAAATTGGAGATGGGTAAGATTAGATAATATATGTATATATTTACAAAGAGGAAAATCACCAACATATTCAGATATAAAAAAATATCCTGTTGTATCTCAAAAGTGTAATCAGTGGAGTGGGTTTACTTTAGAGCCAGCAAAATATTTATCACCAGAAGTATTAGAAAAATATTCTGATGAAAGATATTTAAAGAAACATGATATATTAATAAACTCTACAGGATTAGGTACAGTTGGAAGGGTATGTTTATTTAAAACAGATTCAAAATATCCTATTATAGTAGCAGATAGTCATGTTACAGTTGTGCGTAGTACGCGTTTAATAAGTGAGATATATATAAAGTATTTTTTATCTTCTCCACATATTCAAGATAATATAGAAGATATGTGTAGTGGTTCAACTAAACAGAAAGAACTGGCATTGAATACAATAAAAAATTTATTAATACCTTTGCCATCATTAGCAGAACAAAAGCGTATAGTAGAAAAGCTTGATAATGTTTTGGCTGATATAGATGAATTAAAAGCTAATGAAGAAAAATTATCTATACTACAAAAGAATTTCCCTGATAAGTTAAAAAAATCTATATTACAATCAGCTATACAAGGAAATTTGACGGAACAATTAGCTACAGATGATAAAGTAGAAGATTTATTAAAGGCGATAAAAGAAGAAAAAGAACGCTTAATCAAAGAAAAAAAGATAAAAAAACAAAAACCATTGCCAGAGATAACAGAAGAAGAGATACCATTTGCTATACCTGAAAATTGGAAATGGGTAAGATTAGGTGAAATAGGAAAAATTATAGGTGGAGGAACACCAAAAACAACAAATTTAGAGTATTGGCAAAATGGTAAAATAGCATGGATTACTCCAGCGGATATGAAAAATGTTAAAGGAAAATATATATCGTATGGAAAAAAATATATAACTTTATTAGGTTTGGAAAAATCTTCAGCACAATTATTGCCAAAAGGTAGTATTCTTTTTTCAAGTAGAGCGCCAATTGGATATGTTGCCATAGCAAAAGAAGAAGTATCTACTAATCAAGGATTTAAATCGGTAGTGCCTTTTTCTTTAAATTTATCACTTTATTTGTATTATGTTTTATTAGGTATGGTAGATATAATAAAAAAATTAGGAACAGGAACAACATTTAAAGAAGTATCTGGAAGTGTTGTAGAAAAAATATTAGTGCCATTGCCACCATTAGCAGAACAAAAGCGTATAGTAGAAAAGTTAGATAAGCTTTTAGCTGATATAGAAGAATTAAAGATAGAATAA
- a CDS encoding KAP family P-loop NTPase fold protein has translation MNYLRDLWKKDFFVNVIIWSILIYLAIFFVNRYNLISKLINMFTLFIAGLVFLLIVVMCFSKLKLIDAYKVKSINIIDRLAGIGFFISLFSMVYTIVYEKEIYKFCLECILMGISLKILRDKESAFQNIILKRENECSNLIDLKDLYNNDISNSIINNEVKYLLIDENDVDYDFLHRDIIIEHIYNSILNTRANNSFVIGINGAWGSGKTTTVNIVKKKIKSNINDKELILSDFSPWIYDNPQNMMIGLLKSILVEANIASNPLEHEKIFKSLVNVIFKKVGFDNTFVNNFFYNFDTVEKIKNELNDFLEFNQKRVVLFIDNLERAEADNIIFLFKLIGQVFDLKRITYVIIYDEDRLKDVFSDKLKIDYHYIEKIIQQNISVPPIQQELLSNICRVCIERLLIFYGERNLEKYELIVNFIVSEVNDLRKLKRFLNTVVTEIFATQHYLSKYTLFALNTIKFFDGDMYYNIYQNKEYFITTDKLCDVSTKHMDIDKEDSKKAKELFDKLIKDKNKEYKDLLSDMFIAVQRYFSGKDIISNNYNDVDYDFIRINKCIYSGKYFDIYFSQNENRFLEINKEVNDFIKCINYIQDENLLCDFVRQKIIDINIKYENDEYLWIDKFFSYIKKNDCSNEFLIVKVLYKNILELSDDKNTFSRSSRNRVGDFIIIYLRNCTLEKFNQIVDLMKNDYKKLNIIYNIKCLISNVISYDGLKILDVNFKALIINNIFDNLCKTIIEKKINLYDDKYYSKNNVFILLNNVHDEMYLKEIVGHNTVYRLLKDLVIENVNNDKEYIYYIDEKLFKKYIVGEMEEKIEYYLKRNPPKTESEIVLINLYHKSRNLYYLSDNEDIPFDKSQIRRIIPIKFIV, from the coding sequence GTGAACTATTTACGAGATTTATGGAAAAAGGACTTTTTTGTTAATGTTATAATATGGTCAATTTTAATATATTTAGCTATCTTTTTTGTAAATAGATATAATTTGATAAGTAAATTAATAAATATGTTTACACTTTTTATTGCGGGTTTAGTATTTTTATTAATAGTGGTAATGTGTTTTTCAAAGTTAAAACTTATTGATGCATATAAAGTAAAATCAATAAATATAATAGATAGATTGGCAGGAATAGGTTTTTTTATAAGTTTATTTAGTATGGTTTATACTATCGTGTATGAGAAAGAAATATATAAATTTTGTTTAGAATGTATTTTAATGGGTATTTCATTAAAAATATTAAGAGATAAGGAAAGTGCTTTTCAAAATATTATACTTAAAAGAGAAAATGAATGTAGTAATTTGATAGATTTAAAAGATTTATATAATAATGATATTAGTAATAGTATTATAAACAATGAGGTAAAATATTTATTAATAGATGAAAATGATGTTGATTATGATTTTTTACATAGAGATATAATAATTGAGCATATCTATAATAGTATACTAAATACTAGAGCTAATAACAGTTTTGTTATAGGTATAAATGGAGCATGGGGTTCTGGAAAAACAACAACCGTTAATATAGTGAAGAAAAAAATAAAAAGTAATATAAATGATAAAGAACTTATATTAAGTGATTTTAGTCCTTGGATATACGATAATCCTCAAAATATGATGATAGGATTACTTAAATCTATTTTAGTAGAAGCAAATATCGCAAGTAATCCACTTGAACATGAAAAAATATTTAAATCATTAGTTAATGTAATATTTAAAAAGGTAGGATTTGACAATACTTTTGTAAATAACTTTTTTTATAATTTTGATACTGTTGAAAAAATCAAAAATGAACTTAATGATTTTTTGGAATTTAATCAAAAAAGAGTTGTATTATTCATTGATAATTTAGAACGAGCAGAAGCAGATAATATAATTTTTTTGTTTAAGTTAATCGGGCAAGTTTTTGACTTAAAACGAATAACGTATGTAATTATTTATGATGAGGATAGATTAAAGGATGTCTTTTCTGATAAATTGAAAATAGATTATCATTATATTGAGAAAATTATCCAACAGAATATATCTGTACCACCTATTCAACAAGAATTATTGTCGAATATATGTAGAGTTTGTATAGAAAGATTGCTTATATTTTATGGTGAAAGAAATCTAGAAAAATATGAATTAATTGTAAATTTTATAGTATCAGAAGTAAATGATTTAAGAAAGCTAAAGAGATTTTTGAATACAGTAGTAACGGAAATTTTTGCTACACAACATTATTTATCAAAGTATACGTTATTTGCATTAAATACAATAAAATTTTTTGATGGGGATATGTATTATAATATTTATCAAAATAAGGAATATTTTATAACTACGGATAAACTTTGTGATGTGAGTACAAAACATATGGATATAGATAAAGAAGATAGTAAAAAAGCTAAAGAGTTATTTGATAAATTAATTAAAGATAAGAACAAGGAATATAAAGATTTGTTATCAGATATGTTTATTGCTGTGCAAAGGTATTTTTCAGGCAAAGATATTATTAGTAATAACTATAATGATGTAGATTATGATTTTATAAGAATAAATAAATGTATTTATAGTGGTAAATATTTTGATATATATTTTTCACAAAATGAAAATAGATTTTTGGAAATAAATAAAGAAGTTAATGATTTTATAAAATGTATAAATTATATACAAGATGAAAATTTACTATGTGATTTTGTTAGACAAAAAATAATTGATATTAACATAAAATATGAAAATGATGAATATTTGTGGATTGATAAATTTTTTAGTTATATTAAAAAAAATGATTGTAGTAACGAATTTTTGATAGTAAAAGTTTTGTATAAAAATATTTTAGAATTAAGTGATGATAAGAATACTTTTAGTAGGAGTTCAAGAAATAGAGTAGGGGACTTTATTATAATATATTTGAGAAATTGCACATTAGAAAAGTTTAATCAGATTGTGGATTTAATGAAAAATGATTATAAAAAATTAAATATAATATATAATATAAAATGTTTAATTAGTAATGTTATATCTTATGATGGATTAAAAATATTAGATGTAAATTTTAAAGCTTTAATTATAAATAATATATTTGATAATTTATGTAAAACTATAATAGAAAAGAAAATAAATTTATATGATGATAAATATTATAGTAAAAATAATGTATTTATCTTATTAAATAATGTACATGATGAAATGTATTTAAAGGAAATAGTTGGACATAATACAGTATATAGATTGTTGAAAGACTTAGTAATAGAAAATGTCAATAATGATAAAGAATATATTTACTATATAGATGAGAAATTATTTAAAAAGTATATAGTAGGTGAAATGGAAGAGAAAATAGAGTATTATTTAAAAAGAAATCCGCCTAAGACAGAAAGTGAAATAGTTTTGATAAATTTGTATCATAAAAGTAGAAATTTATATTATTTAAGTGATAATGAAGATATACCTTTTGATAAAAGTCAAATACGTAGAATAATTCCTATTAAATTTATTGTATAG
- a CDS encoding MerR family transcriptional regulator, with protein sequence MTYTISEFAKKLGLTAYTLRYYEKEGLLPFVERINGRRVFKDEDFTLVRTLICLKHTGMPIREIKEYMDLCQRGDCTLEQRHNIILKQKDLLEKKICSLQRNLEVLKHKEEYYQKAIEAGTENIDGLDEILWRNEKG encoded by the coding sequence ATGACATATACTATTTCGGAATTTGCAAAAAAATTGGGTTTGACTGCATATACTTTGCGCTATTATGAAAAAGAAGGGCTATTGCCTTTTGTTGAAAGAATAAATGGCAGGCGTGTGTTTAAAGATGAGGATTTTACTTTAGTGAGAACGCTTATCTGCTTAAAGCATACGGGAATGCCTATTCGTGAAATCAAAGAATATATGGATTTATGCCAAAGGGGCGATTGTACTTTAGAGCAAAGGCATAATATCATATTGAAGCAAAAAGATTTGTTAGAGAAAAAAATATGTTCTTTGCAAAGAAATTTAGAAGTTTTAAAGCATAAAGAAGAGTATTATCAAAAAGCTATTGAAGCTGGTACGGAAAATATAGATGGTCTGGATGAGATTTTATGGAGAAATGAAAAAGGTTGA
- a CDS encoding HsdM family class I SAM-dependent methyltransferase translates to MSLGTFVKNIQNIMRGDSGVNGDAQRIEQLTWLLFLKIYAKKEEEWELFDDNYKSILPEECKWENWAVDKVDGKSLTEDKLLTFVNEKLFKQLKNIKLPADAPIKHRILKDVFASTNQYMKDGVLLRQLINEINKIDFDNIKELHAFGEIYETILKSLQSAGNAGEFYTPRAVTDFIVEMVNPKLGETVADFACGTGGFLTSTLNHLEKNMKNTEDRAEYNNAIYGIEKKPLPHLLCVTNMLVHDIDNPAIYNANSLERNVREYKDNEKFEVILMNPPYGGAEGDAIKNNFPADLRSSETADLFISLIMYRLKENGRAAVIIPDGFLFGLDNAKVAIKKKLFSEFNVHTIVRLPASVFAPYTSITTNIIFFDNTGTTKETYFYRLDMPEGYKHFSKTKPMKLEHFADCIKWWNDRCDIKDEETDTYKAKVYTLEEIVNRNYDIDLCGYPTIEEEVLSPEETILEYKEKRATLNSKIDKKLQEIENILGVKLC, encoded by the coding sequence ATGAGTTTAGGAACATTTGTAAAAAACATTCAAAATATAATGCGTGGTGATAGTGGTGTAAATGGTGATGCACAGCGCATTGAACAATTAACATGGTTATTATTTTTAAAGATTTATGCTAAAAAAGAAGAAGAATGGGAACTTTTTGATGATAATTATAAATCCATATTGCCAGAAGAATGTAAATGGGAAAATTGGGCAGTAGATAAAGTAGATGGTAAATCGTTAACAGAAGATAAATTATTAACATTTGTTAATGAAAAACTGTTTAAACAGCTAAAAAATATAAAATTGCCAGCTGATGCACCTATTAAGCATAGAATTTTAAAAGATGTATTTGCAAGCACCAATCAATATATGAAAGATGGTGTCTTGTTGCGTCAATTAATCAATGAAATCAATAAAATAGATTTTGATAATATTAAAGAATTGCACGCTTTTGGTGAAATTTATGAAACCATCTTAAAAAGCTTGCAAAGTGCGGGAAATGCAGGGGAGTTCTATACACCTAGGGCAGTAACTGATTTTATCGTAGAAATGGTAAATCCAAAGCTTGGCGAAACTGTAGCTGATTTTGCTTGTGGAACAGGTGGATTTTTGACTTCTACATTAAATCATTTAGAAAAAAACATGAAAAATACAGAAGATAGAGCAGAATATAATAATGCTATTTATGGTATAGAAAAGAAACCTTTACCGCATTTATTATGTGTAACAAATATGTTAGTGCATGATATAGATAATCCTGCTATTTATAATGCTAATTCATTAGAACGTAATGTAAGAGAATATAAAGATAATGAAAAATTTGAAGTTATTTTGATGAACCCACCATATGGTGGAGCTGAAGGAGATGCAATAAAAAATAATTTTCCAGCGGATTTGCGCAGTAGTGAAACAGCAGATTTATTCATATCTTTAATTATGTATCGCTTAAAGGAAAATGGCAGAGCAGCAGTTATTATACCAGATGGATTTTTGTTTGGTTTAGATAATGCTAAAGTAGCTATTAAGAAAAAATTATTTAGTGAATTTAATGTGCATACGATTGTCCGCTTGCCTGCTTCTGTGTTTGCTCCATATACATCTATTACAACAAATATTATCTTCTTTGATAATACAGGAACTACGAAAGAAACTTATTTTTATCGTTTGGATATGCCAGAAGGATATAAACATTTTTCTAAAACAAAACCAATGAAATTAGAACATTTTGCTGATTGTATAAAATGGTGGAATGATAGATGCGATATTAAAGATGAAGAAACTGATACTTATAAGGCTAAAGTTTATACATTAGAAGAAATCGTAAATCGCAACTATGATATAGATTTATGCGGTTATCCTACGATTGAAGAGGAAGTATTATCTCCAGAAGAAACTATTTTAGAGTATAAAGAAAAAAGAGCTACTTTGAATTCCAAAATAGATAAGAAGCTCCAAGAAATAGAAAATATTTTAGGAGTAAAATTATGCTAG
- a CDS encoding RidA family protein has protein sequence MKIIQTNNAPAAVGPYSQAVEIDNLVFASGQIALNPATGEMAEGIEAQAHQALKNAQAVIEASGAKWENVIKTTVFITNIDDFGKVNEIYATYFKQPYPARSCVEVSKLPKGALIEVEVIATK, from the coding sequence GTGAAAATCATTCAAACAAATAATGCACCAGCTGCTGTTGGTCCATATTCTCAAGCTGTAGAAATCGACAATCTTGTATTTGCATCTGGTCAAATCGCACTCAATCCTGCAACAGGTGAAATGGCAGAAGGCATTGAAGCTCAAGCTCATCAAGCTTTAAAAAATGCACAAGCTGTAATTGAAGCTTCCGGAGCAAAATGGGAAAACGTAATTAAAACAACTGTTTTCATCACTAACATTGATGATTTCGGCAAAGTAAACGAAATTTATGCAACATATTTCAAACAGCCATATCCAGCTCGTTCTTGCGTAGAAGTAAGCAAATTACCAAAAGGCGCATTAATCGAAGTTGAAGTAATAGCTACAAAATAA
- the hsdR gene encoding EcoAI/FtnUII family type I restriction enzme subunit R — translation MSVDLTEEDIKFKYITPAIEKSGWDKDNVFYEYCITNGAVQVRGNKVTRGSRKKADYVLTYGINKKPLAIIEAKKMNYSIGHGMPQAMEYAQMLDVKFAYSSNGKGFVEYDFFTGKTKALKLEEFPTPEQLWERYIKGEKLNKNMLDVVQEAYYIDPLANKKPRYYQQVAIDRTVEAVAKNQKRILLVMATGTGKTYTAFQIVYRLIKANKVNRVLYLADRNILIDQTIGQDFKPFEKVITKVKNRHLDSAYEIYMSLYQQLVGENGEEIFRQFKPEFFDLIIVDECHRGSAREDSQWRTILNYFKDAVQIGLTATPKETKDVSNQSYFGEPIYTYSLKQGIADGFLAPYKVIRVNIDRDIDGWRPYKGQFDKNGLQIEDKLYLGKDFDKNLIIDERTQEVAKRITKWLKENGRYSKTIVFCVDIEHAERMRQALANENSDIMKVNPKYIMRITGDNREGKAMLDYFIDPSEKYPTIVTTSKLMTTGVDAKNCKLIVLENNINSIIEFKQIIGRGTRLNPDYDKNYFTIMDFRGVTRLFSDPNFDGDPIVIIDDDTDNLEKTGEDTSNEGNNTFTEPVVNEGKVKYHVDNVDVNIINERVQYLDANGKLITESVVDFTKKNVRKEYASLDEFINAWSSTAKKQVILEELSKHNVSIDELYKATGKKDIDEFDLILHIVYDQKPLTRKERINNVKKRDYFAKYSPVCREVLDALMEQYMNEGIREIQNLQVLRNKNFAKWGSAPKIVKMFGGKEKYFKAVDELTSLIYDSEISTNQGNNVYNQ, via the coding sequence ATGAGTGTTGATTTAACGGAAGAGGATATAAAGTTTAAATATATAACCCCTGCAATAGAAAAATCTGGCTGGGATAAAGATAATGTATTTTATGAATACTGTATAACAAATGGAGCTGTTCAAGTTCGAGGAAATAAAGTAACACGAGGAAGTCGAAAAAAAGCAGATTATGTATTAACTTATGGTATAAATAAAAAACCATTAGCAATTATAGAAGCTAAAAAAATGAATTATTCTATAGGGCATGGTATGCCACAAGCTATGGAATACGCTCAAATGCTAGATGTAAAATTTGCGTATTCTTCAAATGGAAAAGGTTTTGTAGAATATGATTTTTTTACAGGTAAGACAAAAGCTTTAAAATTGGAAGAATTTCCAACACCTGAACAATTATGGGAGCGTTATATTAAAGGCGAAAAATTGAATAAAAATATGCTTGATGTTGTACAAGAAGCATATTATATTGACCCATTAGCGAATAAAAAACCTAGATATTATCAACAAGTAGCTATTGATAGAACTGTTGAAGCTGTTGCTAAAAATCAAAAACGTATTTTATTAGTAATGGCAACAGGTACAGGAAAAACATATACAGCATTTCAGATTGTATATAGATTAATTAAAGCTAATAAGGTAAATCGTGTACTTTACTTAGCAGATAGAAATATTTTAATAGACCAAACCATAGGGCAAGATTTTAAGCCGTTTGAAAAGGTTATAACTAAAGTTAAAAATAGACATTTAGATAGTGCTTACGAAATTTATATGAGTTTATATCAGCAGCTTGTCGGAGAAAATGGCGAAGAGATTTTTCGTCAGTTTAAGCCAGAATTTTTTGATTTAATCATTGTTGATGAATGTCATCGTGGTAGCGCTAGAGAAGATTCACAGTGGCGAACTATCTTGAATTATTTTAAAGACGCCGTTCAAATTGGTCTTACAGCAACGCCAAAAGAAACGAAAGACGTTAGCAATCAATCGTATTTTGGAGAACCTATTTATACATACAGTTTAAAACAGGGTATAGCAGATGGATTTTTAGCACCATATAAAGTTATTCGTGTAAATATAGATAGAGATATCGACGGTTGGCGACCATATAAAGGGCAATTTGATAAAAATGGCTTACAAATTGAAGATAAATTATATTTAGGCAAAGATTTTGATAAAAATTTAATTATTGATGAACGTACGCAAGAAGTGGCAAAACGTATTACAAAATGGCTAAAAGAAAATGGCAGGTATAGCAAAACTATAGTTTTTTGTGTAGATATAGAACACGCTGAAAGAATGAGGCAAGCACTTGCAAATGAAAATAGCGATATCATGAAGGTTAATCCTAAATATATCATGCGAATTACAGGCGATAATAGAGAAGGAAAAGCCATGCTAGATTATTTTATTGACCCTAGCGAAAAATACCCAACGATTGTCACTACTTCAAAATTGATGACTACAGGCGTAGATGCTAAAAATTGCAAATTGATTGTATTAGAAAATAATATAAATTCTATTATAGAATTTAAACAAATTATTGGTCGTGGTACTCGTTTAAATCCAGATTATGATAAAAATTATTTCACTATAATGGATTTTAGAGGAGTAACAAGATTATTCTCAGACCCTAATTTTGATGGTGACCCAATTGTCATAATTGATGATGATACGGATAATCTAGAAAAAACGGGAGAAGATACATCAAACGAAGGTAACAATACATTTACAGAACCAGTGGTAAATGAAGGTAAAGTAAAATACCATGTTGATAATGTAGATGTAAATATAATAAATGAACGTGTACAATACCTTGATGCTAATGGAAAATTAATAACAGAAAGTGTCGTTGATTTTACTAAGAAAAATGTTCGTAAAGAATATGCTTCATTAGATGAATTCATTAATGCCTGGAGTAGTACAGCGAAAAAGCAAGTTATTCTTGAAGAATTATCAAAACATAATGTTTCTATAGACGAATTGTATAAAGCTACAGGTAAAAAAGATATAGATGAGTTCGATTTAATTCTGCATATCGTATATGACCAAAAACCTTTGACTAGAAAAGAACGCATTAATAATGTAAAAAAGAGAGATTATTTTGCTAAATATTCGCCTGTTTGTAGAGAAGTATTAGATGCTTTGATGGAACAATACATGAACGAAGGCATAAGAGAAATACAAAATCTTCAAGTTTTGCGTAATAAAAATTTTGCTAAATGGGGAAGCGCGCCTAAAATTGTAAAAATGTTTGGCGGTAAAGAAAAATATTTTAAAGCAGTAGATGAATTAACAAGTTTAATTTACGATAGTGAAATATCCACAAATCAAGGAAATAATGTATATAACCAATAA
- a CDS encoding low molecular weight protein-tyrosine-phosphatase, translating to MIKLMFVCHGNICRSTMAEFVMKDLVRRAGLADKFIINSSATSREEIGSDIHYGTKAKLREKGIPYTKRKAVQMTKADYDMYDYIIVMDNNNLYNLKYIIGEDTEHKVYKMMSFVGENRDVKDPWYTGNFDETFVDIDRGCRALLMQIENNANI from the coding sequence TTGATAAAACTAATGTTTGTATGCCATGGCAATATCTGCCGTTCAACAATGGCTGAATTTGTGATGAAGGATTTAGTGCGTAGAGCGGGTTTGGCGGATAAATTCATTATCAATTCATCAGCTACTAGCCGTGAGGAAATAGGCAGTGATATTCACTATGGTACAAAAGCAAAATTGCGTGAAAAGGGCATACCTTATACAAAAAGAAAAGCAGTTCAAATGACAAAAGCTGATTATGATATGTATGATTATATTATCGTAATGGATAATAACAATTTATATAATTTGAAGTATATAATTGGTGAAGATACTGAGCATAAAGTATATAAAATGATGTCTTTTGTTGGTGAAAATCGTGATGTAAAAGACCCTTGGTATACTGGCAATTTTGATGAAACATTTGTAGATATAGATAGAGGCTGTAGAGCGTTGTTGATGCAGATAGAAAACAATGCAAATATTTGA